The following proteins come from a genomic window of Elgaria multicarinata webbii isolate HBS135686 ecotype San Diego chromosome 10, rElgMul1.1.pri, whole genome shotgun sequence:
- the CHRNA9 gene encoding neuronal acetylcholine receptor subunit alpha-9: protein MKTSLSFSICCLSLVFAAGIFHGIDAAQGKYAQMLFNELFEDYSNALRPVEDTDTVLNVTLQITLSQIKDMDERNQILTAYLWIRQTWYDAYLKWDKDKYDGLDSIRIPSNLVWRPDIVLYNKADDDFSEPVNTNIVLRYDGKITWDSPAITKSSCVVDVSYFPFDDQECNLTFGSWTYNGNQVDIFNSLDSGDLSDFIEDVEWEIHGMPAVKNVITYGCCSEPYPDVTFTLILKRKSSFYIFNLLLPCLLISFLAPLGFYLPADSGEKVSLGVTVLLALTVFQLMVAESMPPSENVPLIGKYYIATMTMITASTALTIIIMNIHYCGSGAKPVPQWARVVILDYMSKIFFVYDVGENCTSAQHVKEQKTPLKKITACPKEQDKYEGARRPLAKIRKHDGDLKTKLPEDVSDSFGAQGENTRDIVSCCNCYRILIKNIEYIANCVRRHKANHAKGVEWKKVAKVMDRFFMWIFFIMVFFMSVLIIGKAL, encoded by the exons ATGAAGACCAGCTTGTCCTTCAGCATCTGCTGTCTCTCCTTGGTTTTTGCAGCAGGGATATTTCATG GGATTGATGCAGCACAAGGAAAATATGCCCAAATGCTCTTTAATGAACTTTTTGAAGACTATTCAAATGCTCTCAGACCAGTGGAAGATACAGACACAGTTCTGAATGTCACTCTTCAAATCACACTTTCCCAAATAAAAGATATG GATGAGAGAAACCAAATTTTGACAGCCTACCTGTGGATTCGGCAAACTTGGTACGATGCCTATCTGAAATGGGACAAAGACAAATACGATGGGCTGGATTCTATCAGGATCCCCAGCAATCTTGTATGGAGACCAGACATTGTTCTTTACAACAA GGCTGATGATGACTTTTCAGAGCCGGTGAACACTAACATTGTATTGAGGTATGATGGAAAGATTACTTGGGATTCACCAGCTATAACAAAAAGCTCATGTGTTGTGGATGTATCTTACTTTCCCTTCGATGACCAGGAGTGCAACCTTACCTTTGGTTCTTGGACCTACAATGGTAATCAGGTAGATATATTCAATTCTTTAGACAGTGGCGACCTCTCCGACTTTATAGAAGATGTGGAGTGGGAGATTCATGGCATGCCAGCTGTTAAGAACGTCATAACCTATGGCTGCTGCTCAGAGCCTTATCCAGACGTTACATTCACCCTTATCTTGAAAAGGAAGTCATCTTTTTATATATTTAACCTGCTGCTTCCTTGTCTATTGATATCTTTTCTGGCTCCACTGGGATTCTACCTCCCAGCAGACTCTGGAGAAAAAGTGTCTCTAGGAGTAACCGTTCTGCTTGCGCTAACTGTGTTTCAACTAATGGTCGCAGAGAGCATGCCCCCTTCTGAAAATGTACCTTTGATCG GTAAATATTACATCGCTACTATGACCATGATCACAGCATCCACAGCGTTGACAATCATTATAATGAATATTCACTACTGTGGCTCAGGAGCCAAACCTGTCCCACAGTGGGCAAGAGTGGTCATCTTGGACTATATGTCAAAGATCTTCTTTGTTTATGACGTCGGAGAAAACTGCACCAGCGCGCAACATGTGAAAGAGCAAAAAACACCGTTGAAAAAAATTACTGCATGTCCCAAAGAGCAAGACAAATATGAAGGAGCAAGGAGACCACTTGCTAAGATCAGAAAACATGATGGTGACCTCAAAACGAAGCTGCCTGAAGATGTAAGTGATAGCTTTGGAGCCCAGGGTGAAAATACAAGGGATATTGTTAGCTGCTGTAACTGTTACAGGATATTGATTAAGAATATTGAATATATTGCTAATTGTGTAAGACGCCACAAAGCCAACCACGCCAAAGGAGTGGAGTGGAAAAAGGTAGCAAAAGTGATGGACAGATTcttcatgtggattttttttattatggtcTTTTTCATGAGTGTTTTGATCATTGGCAAAGCGCTTTAA